The Paenibacillus beijingensis nucleotide sequence GGGGCTTATCAAAATTAAAACCTGCACCAACCTTGGGGAAGAGAAAAATATCAATTTTATCGGGTCCCGGCAAATGTTTGGTGAGCTTGCACTCATACAGGAACCCTCGATTTCAACGGCAATTTCAGCAGAGGATTCGGTCATTTATTTTTTTACGCTACAGCGTTTCAAAGAATTACAACAGCAATCGGACAAACCGCTTATGCTCATTTTCAGCTCCATGCTAAAGAAGATGAGTGTGCTTGTCGAACAATCATTTCACTCTACAGCCGAACAACAAATTGCCCATGCACTACTTCAATTATGCGAATCGTCGGGAAACGAGAAAATATACATTAAACAAAAGGATTTGGCTGAATTTTCCGGACTTACTCGAGTTACCGTGAATAAAGTGCTGAAAATTTGGAGGGAAAAAGGGATTATTGAAGCACAAAATAAATTGATTCATATAAAAAACAAGGAAATACTAGCTACTTTTAGCCAACATACTACATTATAAATAATTTAGAGCCGGTTA carries:
- a CDS encoding Crp/Fnr family transcriptional regulator, whose protein sequence is MTELISINDPWDGFKQFGERKFVPKHTVIYNQGDIINGFYCVEKGLIKIKTCTNLGEEKNINFIGSRQMFGELALIQEPSISTAISAEDSVIYFFTLQRFKELQQQSDKPLMLIFSSMLKKMSVLVEQSFHSTAEQQIAHALLQLCESSGNEKIYIKQKDLAEFSGLTRVTVNKVLKIWREKGIIEAQNKLIHIKNKEILATFSQHTTL